One region of Carya illinoinensis cultivar Pawnee chromosome 8, C.illinoinensisPawnee_v1, whole genome shotgun sequence genomic DNA includes:
- the LOC122274566 gene encoding uncharacterized protein LOC122274566, with the protein MDFMELAMKVKKEGQAGDLEKFFLIAWSFWYRRNQFQFEGHIQHPQHTVDHALSMLKESQAIQGGCQQLLRRNMGWRPPPTGVLKLNTDGAMFQEQCKIGVGVILRDENGKVVMATCNKEPEFSEPMEVELLAILRGLQLCVPMGINDLIVEIDSLLSVNAIVAEGEFISTSGNLISSI; encoded by the coding sequence ATGGATTTTATGGAACTAGCAATGAAGGTGAAAAAAGAAGGGCAGGCAGGGGACCTAGAGAAATTCTTCCTCATTGCCTGGTCCTTTTGGTATAGAAGAAACCAGTTCCAATTCGAGGGACATATTCAGCATCCACAACATACTGTAGACCATGCTCTTTCCATGTTGAAGGAATCACAAGCAATTCAAGGTGGCTGCCAGCAGCTTTTGAGAAGGAATATGGGATGGAGACCCCCTCCCACAGGGGTCTTAAAACTCAACACAGACGGAGCCATGTTTCAGGAGCAGTGCAAGATAGGAGTGGGTGTCATTTTGAGAGATGAGAATGGGAAAGTAGTAATGGCAACATGCAACAAAGAGCCTGAGTTCTCTGAACCTATGGAAGTAGAACTACTTGCTATCTTGAGAGGCCTTCAACTTTGTGTCCCAATGGGCATCAATGATCTAATTGTGGAGATTGACTCGTTGTTAAGTGTCAATGCCATAGTAGCAGAAGGGGAGTTCATATCTACCTCAGGCAACCTGATTTCCTCTATATAG